A window of Nocardiopsis sp. Huas11 genomic DNA:
ATTTCTGGACGGGGTCGACACCAGGACCGTCAAGCAGATCAACCGCCGTCCCGACACGCTGCCGCCCACCGTGGACGGGAGCCGCCAGTGGTACCCGCGGACCCGGTACTACGCACGCGATCTGCTGGTGATGTGGAACTGCCGCCCCGGGGGAGGCGACGGCTCGGACAAGCGCTGCCCACCCCTGCCCTGCGACGGTCCCGACTCCGGCGCGCACAACCAGAGCGGCCGCCTACGGGCTCGCACCTCTACGGTTCCTCGCCCATGATTCGCCTACGCTCCTCCAATCTGGCCCGGAGATCCGACAGGTCGTCATCGGGGAATTCATCGGCGAGAAAGTCGAGCCCATCGCGCAGGTAGGGCAGTGAGGCGCGCAGCCCGTAGTTGTCCGGATCCGGCTCCGCGAAGAGGTACTGCCAGTCGTAGAGGCCCATGGTGCGCAACATGACGTCGAGGTAGTCGCCGTAGCCGATGTGGAGCCGAGTGGGACCCTGCCTGATGTCGAAGTACCAGATCTCCGGCGAGTCCCGGTTCCGGGTGAGCCTCAGCGCGGAGTAGGTGCCGGTCCCTCCCACCGGATGGGTCTCGAAGATCTTGAACCCCTCGACCAGCTGCCGCACTTCTTCGGGGGCCGCCGGGTTGATCAGCGATGTCGGGACGCCACGTATCACCGCCTCGCAGATGTGCATGATATGGAATTCACCTGCGATCGCCGTGAACGGGCCCAGAGCCCGCCAGGCGAACAAGAGGCGTGAATGACGGTGAAAGTTTCTGGCCAGTTCCTCAGATAGCGGAATCTCCTCCACTTTCTGGATGATATCAAATGCGTCTTCGGCGCGTTCCATGTAAACAGCCAACGGTCCCCCGTCGTATTTTTCCGTTCGTATGGAACTGCGCGACTTGAACTTCTCCAATGTCTCGCGAAGTCTGCGTTCGTAGTCGGTTTCCACGATTTCCTCCAGTTGAGGATCCAGTTGCCGAACAACCGGATGATGTGGGTGATGTAGGGCGATATGATGGCCAGGATTTCCGGTGTGCCGTCGAGCTCGGCGTACTGCGCGAGGTCGGACGGATCGGAGCCGGACCACCCACGGCCATCGCGGAAGATCCCGGCGGTCCCTTCCAACTCTTCGCGGTAGAACCGAAGGGCGCCGAACTCGGATTCAAGTCGCTCGGCGCGAGAAGCGTGGTAATCCATGAGGAGATCATCGCGGAGCAGGGGCCCTCTCAGGGCTAAGGCCACGGCTTTACCGCCAAATCCTGTAGCAACCCTCCTCACCCCCGATTTGCTACACGAGTTACAGCATAGCTCGGTCTCCAGTGGCCGCTGGGGTCGAAGCGCTCGGCCTCCATAGGATCTGTGGAGCTGTCCATGCCCCGGACAGAAACCCCTCGACGATGGAGCCCTCCCATGCCCCCATGGCCTGACCGACCCCGGTATCCGACCTGCGGACATGTTGGAGATCCTTCTCTTTCACGAGGGTACCCACGCGTTCGCAGCGGTCGCGGCGGGCTCACCAACGTGAGGATGTCGTCAGCCACCCGGGAGCAGTACGCCCAGAATCCGGATCAAGGCATTCATGTGGGATTCGATCCGGGGAAAGCTGACGCCGGAGGAGTGGCCTTGACGATCAAGATCGGTCTGCAGGCCCAACTGCTGAGGCTGGCCCAGCTCGGGTACAGCGAGGCCGACTACCTTCTGCTGTACGCGCGATTTTGCCGCGAGTCACCTGCGGGAGACAACGCTCTTTCCTGCGCGAGGCACGGATCACCGCCCGACTACAGCACCACAACATCGTGACCATCCACGAGCTCGGCGAGACCGGCGCGGGGAATGACCGTGTCCCCTTCCTGGTGATGGAGATGGTCCGCGGCGAGGGCCTGGACGTGGTGTTGAAACGAGGCTCCGTCGCTCTGCGTGACGTGGGCCAGTGGGGTATACAGATCTGTGAGGAGCTCGCGGACGCACACAAAGACGGGTTCGTACACCGGGACATCAAGCCGTCCAACTTCTTCGTCACCCCCTCCGGCGTCGTGAAGGTCCTCGATTTCGGCATTGATTGCGGAGGCAGCCGATCCCATCGCGACCCGGGTCACCAGGACGGGTTTCATCGTGGGCACACCCGCGCACATGGCCCCT
This region includes:
- a CDS encoding protein kinase, which codes for MPRVTCGRQRSFLREARITARLQHHNIVTIHELGETGAGNDRVPFLVMEMVRGEGLDVVLKRGSVALRDVGQWGIQICEELADAHKDGFVHRDIKPSNFFVTPSGVVKVLDFGIDCGGSRSHRDPGHQDGFHRGHTRAHGP